The Geobacillus stearothermophilus ATCC 12980 genome contains a region encoding:
- the rocF gene encoding arginase, whose translation MKPISIIGVPMDLGQTRRGVDMGPSAMRYAGIIERLERLHYDIEDLGDIPIGKADRLHEQGDSWLRNLKAVAEANEKLAAAVDQVVQRGRFPLVLGGDHSIAIGTLAGVAKHYERLGVIWYDAHGDVNTEETSPSGNIHGMPLAASLGFGHPALTQIGGYSPKIKPEHAVLIGVRSLDEGEKKFIREKGIKIYTMHEVDRLGMTRVMEETITYLKERTDGVHLSLDLDGLDPSDAPGVGTPVIGGLTYRESHLAMEMLAEAQIITSAEFVEVNPILDERNKTASVAVALMGSLFGEKLI comes from the coding sequence ATGAAGCCAATTTCAATTATCGGGGTTCCGATGGATTTAGGGCAGACACGCCGCGGCGTTGATATGGGGCCGAGCGCAATGCGTTATGCAGGCATCATCGAACGTCTGGAACGTCTTCATTACGATATTGAAGATTTGGGAGATATTCCAATTGGGAAAGCAGATCGGTTGCACGAGCAAGGAGATTCATGGTTGCGCAATTTGAAAGCGGTTGCGGAGGCGAATGAGAAACTCGCGGCGGCGGTTGACCAAGTCGTTCAGCGGGGGCGCTTCCCACTTGTGCTGGGCGGCGACCATAGCATCGCCATTGGCACGCTTGCCGGGGTGGCGAAACATTATGAGCGGCTTGGAGTGATCTGGTATGACGCGCACGGCGACGTCAACACCGAGGAAACGTCGCCGTCTGGAAACATTCATGGCATGCCGCTGGCGGCGAGCCTCGGGTTTGGCCATCCGGCGCTGACGCAAATCGGCGGATACAGCCCCAAAATCAAGCCGGAACATGCCGTGTTGATCGGCGTCCGTTCCCTTGATGAAGGGGAGAAGAAGTTTATTCGCGAAAAAGGAATCAAAATTTACACGATGCATGAGGTTGATCGGCTCGGAATGACAAGGGTGATGGAAGAAACGATCACCTATTTAAAAGAACGAACGGATGGCGTTCATTTGTCGCTTGACTTGGATGGCCTTGACCCAAGCGACGCACCGGGAGTCGGAACGCCTGTCATTGGAGGATTGACATACCGCGAAAGCCATTTGGCGATGGAGATGCTGGCCGAAGCACAAATCATCACTTCAGCGGAATTTGTCGAAGTGAACCCGATCTTGGATGAGCGGAACAAAACAGCATCAGTGGCTGTAGCGCTGATGGGGTCGTTGTTTGGTGAAAAACTCATTTAA
- the sigW gene encoding RNA polymerase sigma factor SigW produces MDLFIKKRIKAIQKGDQNAYADLVDLYKDKIYRLCYRMLGNRHEAEDAAQEAFIRAYIHIDTYNPEMKFSTWLYRIATNLTIDKLRKRKPDVYLDEEVGGTDGLTMQAQLPSRETSPEEAVESLELQETVQRAIEQLPEKYRSVIVLKYMEDLSLQEISEILGLPVGTVKTRLHRGREALRRQLGHL; encoded by the coding sequence ATGGATCTATTTATTAAAAAGAGAATTAAGGCGATCCAAAAAGGGGATCAAAACGCATACGCGGATCTTGTCGATTTGTATAAGGACAAGATTTACCGCCTTTGCTATCGAATGTTGGGCAATCGGCATGAGGCGGAAGATGCGGCGCAGGAGGCGTTCATCCGCGCCTACATCCATATTGATACGTACAATCCTGAAATGAAGTTTTCCACTTGGCTGTACCGGATCGCGACGAACTTGACGATCGATAAATTGCGGAAACGGAAGCCGGACGTGTATTTAGATGAAGAGGTCGGAGGCACGGACGGGTTGACGATGCAGGCTCAGCTTCCTTCCCGCGAAACATCCCCGGAGGAGGCAGTGGAAAGCCTGGAGCTGCAAGAGACGGTGCAGCGAGCGATTGAGCAGTTGCCGGAAAAATACCGGAGCGTGATCGTGTTGAAATATATGGAAGATTTGTCGTTGCAAGAAATCAGCGAGATTTTAGGGTTGCCGGTCGGCACGGTGAAAACGCGGCTGCATCGCGGCCGCGAAGCGTTGCGCAGGCAATTGGGTCATTTATAA
- the rsiW gene encoding anti-sigma-W factor RsiW codes for MECPKEIVLLMHSYFDGDLQPEGEQQLKEHLRSCAACAAHFHELKKTVAFLQYAAHVAAPPSFAAKVMEAMPKERKTARLRRFLHRHPLLTAASLFLALTFGSLASSWGERSAFSVSADEHVIIRDHTVIVPKGETVKGDIVVRNGLIRIEGTVDGDVTVIHGKKYMASAGQVTGEVEEINQVFEWIWYNIKERFNRALQSIE; via the coding sequence ATGGAATGTCCGAAAGAAATCGTGTTGCTCATGCACAGCTATTTTGATGGAGATCTCCAGCCAGAAGGAGAGCAGCAGCTGAAAGAACATTTGCGTTCGTGCGCTGCTTGTGCTGCCCATTTTCACGAGCTGAAAAAGACGGTTGCTTTCCTCCAATATGCCGCCCACGTTGCGGCGCCGCCGTCGTTTGCAGCCAAGGTTATGGAGGCGATGCCGAAAGAGAGAAAGACCGCGCGGCTGCGCCGCTTCCTGCATCGCCACCCGCTGCTTACGGCTGCCTCGTTGTTTTTAGCGCTCACTTTCGGCAGCTTAGCTTCTTCATGGGGGGAAAGAAGCGCGTTTTCCGTCTCAGCTGATGAACATGTCATCATCCGCGATCATACTGTCATCGTGCCGAAAGGAGAAACGGTCAAAGGGGATATTGTCGTCCGCAATGGCTTGATTCGGATTGAAGGAACGGTTGATGGGGACGTGACTGTGATCCATGGAAAGAAATATATGGCGTCCGCCGGGCAAGTGACAGGGGAAGTGGAGGAAATTAATCAAGTGTTTGAATGGATTTGGTATAATATTAAAGAAAGGTTCAATCGTGCGCTCCAATCGATTGAATGA
- the cdaA gene encoding diadenylate cyclase CdaA, with translation MSFGELPIVSYLLKVVDILVVWYVIYKLIMMIRGTKAIQLLKGIFLIILVRFVSNYLGLTTLQWLMDQAIIWGFLAIIIIFQPELRRALEQLGRGRLFTRNTVNEDEERMRMVEAIVKATEYMAKRRIGALISIERETGMNDYIETGIMLNAHVSSELLINIFIPNTPLHDGAVIIQKNQIAAAACYLPLSESPFISKELGTRHRAALGISEVTDSVTVVVSEETGAVSLTKNGELHRDLTIDEFRELLTGELAPATKAPASSRWQWRGKKHG, from the coding sequence ATGTCCTTCGGAGAGCTCCCCATCGTGTCATATTTGTTAAAAGTGGTTGATATCCTTGTCGTTTGGTATGTGATTTACAAGTTGATCATGATGATTCGCGGGACGAAGGCCATTCAGCTGTTAAAAGGCATTTTTTTAATTATTTTGGTTCGTTTCGTGAGCAATTACCTCGGATTGACGACGTTGCAATGGCTGATGGATCAGGCGATCATTTGGGGATTTCTCGCGATCATCATCATTTTCCAACCAGAATTGCGGCGCGCCCTGGAGCAGCTCGGCCGCGGACGGCTGTTCACCCGCAATACGGTCAATGAAGATGAAGAGCGGATGCGAATGGTGGAAGCCATTGTCAAAGCGACCGAGTATATGGCGAAGCGACGCATCGGCGCGCTGATTTCCATTGAGCGGGAAACCGGAATGAACGATTATATCGAAACCGGCATTATGTTAAACGCTCATGTGTCGTCGGAACTGCTCATTAATATTTTCATTCCGAACACGCCGCTTCATGACGGGGCGGTCATTATTCAAAAAAACCAAATCGCTGCGGCGGCCTGTTATTTACCATTATCGGAAAGTCCGTTTATTTCGAAAGAGCTCGGAACACGCCATCGGGCGGCGCTCGGCATCAGCGAAGTGACTGACAGCGTCACCGTCGTCGTGTCGGAAGAGACGGGAGCAGTATCGTTGACGAAAAACGGCGAGCTGCACCGCGATTTAACGATCGATGAGTTTCGGGAGCTGTTGACCGGCGAACTTGCTCCAGCGACGAAGGCGCCCGCTTCTTCCCGTTGGCAATGGAGGGGGAAGAAACATGGATAA
- a CDS encoding CdaR family protein: MDKLMDHPWFIRVVSLLLAIMLYMSANVGAKTGETRNTFGQEDTETLIDIPVVAYYDEDNLVVSGVPKYVNVTLQGPASIVKPTALQRNFEVYVDLTELPLGTYTVPIKYRDISDKLKVTIQPSSAKVTIREKVSKRFPVGVEFFNRNKMPDGYSVGEPTVKPDAVTITGAKELIDEIAFVKAIVDLDGATETLTREARVWVYDRRGNELDIEPEPSSVEVTVPVKSPSKTVPVQVRTTGELPDGVHLVSITPEPDRVTIYGPKEVLNHIDKLEGLTVDLDDITDDATVELDAPLPDGAKSINPDKIKVHIDVEKDVTQTWKDVPIAVVGLPDSYKAEFVKPLEGKITVHLVGPPDVVRGLTKDDIRLYVDVGGLDTGEHQVPIQWNHPKQVQWQPSAETAMVHIRDKATAQ, encoded by the coding sequence ATGGATAAGTTGATGGACCATCCTTGGTTTATTCGCGTTGTCTCCTTATTGCTGGCGATTATGCTGTATATGTCAGCCAATGTCGGGGCGAAAACCGGTGAAACGCGCAACACGTTTGGCCAGGAAGATACGGAAACGTTGATCGATATTCCGGTGGTCGCTTACTATGATGAAGACAACTTGGTTGTATCTGGCGTCCCGAAATACGTGAACGTTACGCTCCAAGGGCCGGCCAGCATTGTCAAGCCGACGGCTCTGCAGCGAAATTTCGAGGTGTATGTCGATTTAACGGAATTGCCGTTAGGGACATACACGGTGCCGATCAAATACAGGGACATCTCTGACAAGTTGAAAGTGACGATTCAGCCTTCCTCGGCCAAAGTGACGATTCGTGAAAAAGTGTCGAAACGGTTTCCTGTCGGTGTTGAATTTTTCAATCGAAACAAAATGCCGGATGGCTATTCCGTTGGAGAACCGACTGTGAAACCAGATGCCGTGACGATTACCGGGGCGAAGGAACTAATCGACGAGATTGCGTTTGTCAAAGCCATCGTCGACTTAGATGGGGCGACGGAAACGTTGACGAGAGAAGCGCGCGTTTGGGTGTACGATCGACGGGGAAATGAGTTAGATATTGAGCCAGAGCCATCGTCGGTGGAAGTAACCGTGCCGGTGAAAAGCCCGAGCAAGACGGTGCCGGTTCAAGTGCGAACAACTGGGGAGTTGCCGGATGGTGTGCATCTTGTCAGCATCACGCCGGAGCCGGATCGAGTGACGATTTATGGACCGAAAGAAGTGTTGAACCATATTGACAAGCTGGAAGGATTGACCGTTGATTTGGACGATATTACGGATGATGCGACGGTAGAACTTGACGCTCCGCTCCCTGATGGCGCAAAAAGCATCAACCCAGACAAAATCAAGGTCCATATTGATGTGGAAAAAGACGTCACGCAAACGTGGAAAGACGTGCCGATCGCTGTCGTCGGCTTGCCGGATTCATACAAAGCTGAATTTGTCAAACCGCTTGAAGGCAAAATTACGGTCCACCTTGTCGGTCCGCCCGATGTCGTCCGCGGGTTGACAAAAGACGATATTCGTTTGTATGTCGATGTCGGTGGACTTGACACCGGCGAACATCAAGTTCCCATTCAATGGAACCACCCTAAACAAGTCCAATGGCAACCGTCGGCGGAAACGGCGATGGTCCATATTCGCGACAAAGCAACTGCACAATAA
- the glmM gene encoding phosphoglucosamine mutase: MGKYFGTDGVRGVANRELTPELAFQIGRCGGYVLTKSAERPKVLIGRDTRISGHMLEGALVAGLLSIGAEVMRLGVISTPGVAYLTKALGAQAGIMISASHNPVQDNGIKFFGPDGFKLSDEQEAEIEALIDSAEDMLPRPIGAGLGQVNDYFEGGQKYLQYLKQTIDEEDFSGMKIALDCAHGATSSLATYLFADLDADVVTMGASPNGLNINEGVGSTHPEALAAFVKEKGADVGLAFDGDGDRLIAVDENGNIVDGDQIMYICAKYLKETGRLKHQTVVSTVMSNLGFYKALEAQGIKSVQTAVGDRYVVEEMKKNGYNLGGEQSGHIIFLDYNTTGDGMLTALQLVNIMKIKGKPLSELAGEMKKYPQLLVNVRVKDKEKAMENEQVKKVIQEVEAEMNGNGRVLVRPSGTEPLVRIMAEAPTEEACRAYVERIADVVRREMGVE; encoded by the coding sequence ATGGGCAAATATTTTGGCACTGATGGTGTACGAGGAGTCGCAAATCGTGAATTGACGCCAGAGTTGGCGTTTCAAATCGGCCGCTGCGGCGGATACGTGCTGACCAAAAGCGCTGAGCGCCCGAAAGTACTGATCGGGCGCGACACCCGCATTTCCGGCCATATGTTGGAAGGCGCCCTTGTCGCCGGGCTTTTGTCGATCGGGGCGGAAGTGATGCGCCTTGGCGTCATTTCCACGCCAGGCGTCGCCTATTTGACGAAGGCGCTTGGAGCGCAGGCCGGCATTATGATTTCCGCCTCCCACAACCCGGTGCAAGATAACGGCATTAAATTTTTCGGTCCGGACGGGTTCAAGCTGTCGGATGAGCAGGAAGCGGAAATTGAGGCGCTGATCGACAGCGCGGAGGATATGCTGCCGCGGCCGATCGGGGCTGGGCTTGGGCAAGTAAACGACTATTTCGAAGGCGGGCAAAAGTACTTGCAGTATTTAAAACAAACGATTGATGAAGAAGATTTTTCCGGGATGAAAATCGCCCTCGACTGCGCGCACGGGGCGACGTCATCGCTTGCGACGTACTTATTTGCCGATTTGGATGCGGATGTCGTGACAATGGGGGCTTCGCCCAATGGGCTCAACATTAACGAAGGGGTCGGGTCCACCCATCCGGAAGCGCTCGCCGCATTTGTCAAAGAAAAAGGAGCGGATGTCGGGCTCGCCTTTGACGGCGACGGCGACCGTCTCATTGCCGTCGATGAGAACGGCAACATCGTCGATGGCGACCAAATTATGTACATTTGCGCCAAATATTTAAAAGAAACCGGCCGCCTCAAGCACCAAACCGTCGTCTCAACCGTCATGAGCAACCTTGGGTTTTACAAGGCGCTTGAGGCGCAGGGAATCAAAAGTGTACAAACGGCCGTTGGCGACCGCTATGTCGTCGAGGAAATGAAGAAGAACGGCTATAATCTCGGCGGCGAGCAGTCCGGACACATCATTTTCCTTGACTACAACACGACGGGGGACGGAATGTTGACGGCGCTCCAGCTTGTCAACATCATGAAAATCAAAGGCAAGCCGCTTTCCGAATTGGCGGGGGAAATGAAAAAATACCCGCAGCTGCTTGTGAACGTCCGGGTAAAAGATAAAGAAAAAGCGATGGAAAATGAGCAAGTGAAAAAAGTGATCCAGGAAGTGGAGGCAGAGATGAACGGCAACGGCCGCGTTCTTGTCCGCCCATCGGGGACTGAGCCTCTTGTGCGCATTATGGCGGAGGCCCCGACCGAAGAAGCGTGCCGCGCCTACGTGGAGCGGATCGCGGATGTCGTTCGCCGTGAAATGGGAGTGGAATAA
- the glmS gene encoding glutamine--fructose-6-phosphate transaminase (isomerizing) encodes MCGIVGYIGNQDVKEILLRGLEKLEYRGYDSAGIAVLNESGVHVFKEKGRIADLRRIVDPNVNATVGIGHTRWATHGAPSRVNAHPHQSASGRFTLVHNGVIENYEMVKRDYLADVTFQSDTDTEVIVQLVEKFVRDGLTTEEAFRKTLSLLKGSYAIAMIDAQDENTIYAAKNKSPLLVGLGDGFNVVASDAMAMLQVTNQFVELMDGELVIVTSENVTIQTLNGETVERKSFTAELDASDIEKGTYPHYMLKEIDEQPFVIRRIIQKYQDENGGLTIDQAIINEVLNADRLYIVACGTSYHAGLVGKQLIESWAKIPVEVHIASEFSYNMPLLSEKPLFIFISQSGETADSRAVLVQTNKLGYKAITITNVPGSTLSREADYTLLLHAGPEIAVASTKAYTAQIAVLAILAAAAAKAKGFELDFDLTKELAIVANVMEMLCDAKEEMEKIASDYLTLTRNCFFIGRAVDYYVCLEGALKLKEISYIQAEGFAGGELKHGTIALIEDGTPVIALATQEHVNLSIRGNVKEVVARGANPCVISMRGLEGDGDRFIIPAVHPDLTPLVSVVPLQLIAYYAALHRGCDVDKPRNLAKSVTVE; translated from the coding sequence ATGTGCGGCATTGTTGGCTATATCGGTAATCAAGATGTGAAGGAAATTTTATTGCGCGGATTGGAAAAACTCGAGTATCGCGGCTACGATTCGGCGGGGATCGCTGTGTTGAACGAAAGCGGCGTGCATGTGTTTAAGGAAAAAGGACGGATTGCTGATTTGCGCCGCATCGTCGACCCGAACGTCAACGCGACGGTCGGCATTGGCCATACACGCTGGGCGACACACGGGGCGCCAAGCCGAGTGAACGCCCACCCGCATCAAAGCGCTTCAGGCCGTTTTACGCTTGTGCATAACGGTGTCATTGAAAACTATGAAATGGTCAAGCGCGATTATTTAGCCGATGTTACGTTTCAAAGCGACACGGACACGGAAGTCATCGTCCAGCTCGTGGAAAAATTCGTCCGTGACGGGCTGACAACGGAAGAGGCGTTCCGAAAAACGCTCTCGCTGCTAAAAGGATCGTACGCCATCGCCATGATCGATGCGCAAGACGAAAACACCATCTATGCGGCGAAAAACAAAAGCCCGCTTCTCGTCGGCTTGGGCGATGGGTTTAACGTCGTGGCGAGCGACGCGATGGCGATGCTTCAAGTGACGAATCAATTCGTCGAACTGATGGATGGGGAGCTCGTTATCGTCACGAGCGAGAACGTCACGATTCAAACGCTCAACGGCGAGACAGTCGAACGGAAGTCGTTTACGGCCGAGCTCGATGCAAGCGACATTGAAAAAGGAACGTATCCGCATTACATGTTGAAAGAAATTGACGAGCAGCCGTTCGTCATCCGCCGCATCATTCAAAAATACCAAGACGAAAACGGCGGATTGACGATTGACCAAGCGATCATCAACGAAGTGCTGAACGCTGACCGCCTGTACATTGTCGCGTGCGGAACGAGCTACCATGCAGGTCTCGTCGGCAAGCAGTTGATCGAATCGTGGGCGAAAATTCCGGTGGAAGTGCATATCGCCAGCGAATTTTCGTACAACATGCCGCTGTTGTCGGAAAAGCCGCTCTTCATCTTTATCTCGCAAAGCGGCGAAACGGCCGACAGCCGCGCCGTGCTCGTGCAAACGAACAAACTCGGCTATAAAGCGATTACGATCACGAACGTCCCAGGTTCGACGCTGTCGCGGGAAGCCGATTATACGCTCCTGTTGCACGCCGGCCCGGAAATCGCCGTTGCCTCGACAAAAGCCTATACGGCGCAAATTGCTGTGCTTGCGATTTTGGCCGCCGCGGCGGCAAAAGCGAAAGGCTTTGAGCTGGACTTTGACTTGACGAAAGAGCTTGCCATCGTCGCCAATGTGATGGAAATGCTGTGCGATGCGAAAGAGGAAATGGAGAAAATCGCGAGCGACTACTTGACCCTGACGCGCAACTGCTTCTTCATCGGCCGCGCCGTTGACTACTATGTCTGCCTAGAAGGCGCGCTGAAACTGAAGGAGATCTCTTACATCCAAGCGGAAGGGTTCGCCGGCGGCGAGCTGAAACACGGCACGATCGCCTTGATTGAGGACGGCACGCCGGTGATTGCGCTTGCCACTCAGGAGCACGTGAATTTAAGCATTCGCGGCAACGTAAAAGAAGTCGTCGCCCGCGGCGCGAACCCGTGCGTCATCTCGATGCGCGGCCTGGAAGGCGACGGCGACCGCTTCATCATCCCGGCTGTCCATCCGGATCTTACGCCGCTTGTGTCCGTCGTGCCGTTGCAGCTGATCGCCTACTATGCCGCCTTGCACCGCGGCTGCGACGTCGACAAACCGCGCAACTTGGCGAAGAGCGTGACGGTGGAGTGA
- a CDS encoding IS630 family transposase: protein MYIDETHIRSYHVLRTTWSEVGRQKQVPTFGHHAHVSLFGAVNVHDGETVLYQAGAANATTFLDFLRVLKERYPDRLIVLVLDNARIHHAKMAREFLREEGRSFHFIYLPPYSPQLNPIERLWKWLKDTVIANVFHKDQNDIAQAIARFVDYIHERPKEVLQRLGCAV from the coding sequence TTGTACATCGATGAAACGCATATCCGATCGTATCATGTGTTGCGTACGACATGGTCAGAGGTTGGCCGTCAAAAGCAAGTGCCGACGTTCGGCCATCATGCTCACGTATCGCTGTTTGGCGCCGTTAACGTCCATGATGGCGAAACAGTTCTTTATCAAGCAGGAGCGGCCAATGCGACAACATTTTTGGATTTCCTGCGGGTTCTCAAAGAGCGTTACCCGGATCGTCTCATCGTCTTGGTGCTGGATAACGCCCGAATTCATCATGCCAAAATGGCGAGAGAGTTTTTGCGGGAAGAAGGACGGAGTTTTCACTTCATTTACCTTCCTCCGTATTCTCCGCAACTGAACCCGATCGAACGCTTGTGGAAATGGCTGAAAGACACTGTCATTGCCAATGTGTTTCACAAAGATCAAAACGATATCGCCCAAGCCATTGCCCGGTTTGTGGACTACATCCATGAACGCCCGAAGGAAGTGCTACAACGCCTAGGGTGTGCAGTGTAA
- a CDS encoding helix-turn-helix domain-containing protein, producing MKRLNITDNHGWTPRKLRKQERKIKNAHLRQRVMAVRLVMEGYLGKDVASMVNVCRQTVSHYVSLFNEGGLELLLHRDFAPGREPFLTEEQQEEIKHLVLTTTPAELGWDIASAWNTKILQSYVHHHYGISMSRETLRKLLHRKGLSWTRPTYTLAKGDPDRQKHFKKQMDLIKKT from the coding sequence ATGAAACGTCTCAACATCACCGACAACCATGGATGGACGCCCCGGAAACTCCGCAAGCAGGAACGGAAGATCAAAAACGCTCATCTCCGCCAACGTGTGATGGCCGTCCGCCTGGTCATGGAAGGCTATTTGGGCAAAGACGTGGCCTCCATGGTCAACGTGTGCCGCCAAACCGTTTCCCATTATGTGTCGCTGTTTAACGAAGGGGGCCTGGAACTCCTGCTTCATCGGGATTTTGCCCCTGGGCGAGAACCGTTTCTCACCGAAGAACAGCAGGAAGAGATCAAACACCTTGTGTTGACCACGACACCCGCGGAGCTGGGCTGGGACATCGCTTCGGCGTGGAATACGAAGATCCTTCAATCCTATGTACACCACCATTATGGCATCTCCATGTCCCGCGAAACCTTGCGAAAACTCTTGCATCGAAAAGGGCTTTCGTGGACCCGGCCGACTTACACGTTGGCGAAAGGAGATCCGGATCGGCAAAAACACTTCAAAAAACAAATGGATCTAATAAAAAAAACTTAA
- a CDS encoding cupin domain-containing protein, producing MNPNYVHPYISTQWPYPMSSYFPPHYGWWSWSPYACGMLQHARNDRFPPIKLRDYGGKPFVVNIERAAEQNQNFRTALWTGKHLQVTLMSIEVGGDIGLEVHPNVDQFIRIEQGQGLVQMGERKDRLDFERIVSEDDAIMIPAGTWHNVTNIGHVPLKLYSIYAPPEHPFGTVHRTKAEAMADYR from the coding sequence TTGAATCCGAATTACGTCCATCCGTATATTAGCACTCAGTGGCCCTACCCGATGTCCAGTTACTTCCCCCCTCATTATGGCTGGTGGAGCTGGTCACCGTATGCTTGCGGTATGCTACAACATGCAAGGAACGACAGGTTTCCTCCCATCAAATTGAGAGATTACGGCGGAAAACCGTTCGTTGTCAATATTGAGAGAGCCGCCGAGCAAAATCAAAATTTCCGAACTGCATTATGGACAGGAAAACATTTGCAAGTGACGTTGATGAGCATTGAGGTAGGAGGAGATATCGGACTGGAAGTTCATCCGAATGTGGACCAGTTTATTCGTATTGAACAAGGACAGGGTCTTGTGCAGATGGGGGAACGAAAAGACCGTCTGGATTTTGAAAGAATAGTGTCCGAAGATGACGCGATCATGATTCCAGCTGGGACGTGGCATAATGTGACCAATATAGGGCATGTTCCCTTGAAGCTATATTCCATTTATGCTCCGCCCGAGCATCCGTTTGGCACGGTTCACAGGACGAAAGCCGAGGCCATGGCCGATTATCGGTGA